AGTCTTGCTTTTTCTGGGCGTTATTCCGATACTGATGAACCATCGGTATAATTCAACATCGCCAAATTGTAGTTGGCCATACATTTTTCGTGGTTCGCCGCCTCGTGATTTGTAACTTATTTTAACTTTTAATTTTAGGATCTTTTTGAATAGTAATAATTGTTCTGTATCTTTTGATGTCAGATTTAGATGACGGCCGTCTGATATAAGACAACCGTCGGTAGCCATAAGCCCACAAGCGTAAGCTAATTCTGATGTCCACGTAGTCGGAGTTGTGCATCGTGGTTTTGGTCCGGGTTTCTTTTTTATTTTTGTTTCCACAATACAATAGTACGGTAAACGTACGGCATAGTCAAGTCAAGAAAAAACCCGCAATTGGTGCGGGTTAGGACGAAACGCGGAGTGCGAGTCGTGAACTTATTCTTGGCCGATGAACTTCTGCCATTCCGGCGACTGTCGGTTGACGGTGTTGAACCCCTGATCGGCCATGACGCGGAGGACGTCAAGCGGTTTTCCGCCTTGTCCCGCCGCTTGTAGCAGGCCGGCCATGAACAAATCCTCATCAAATTCTTGGCTCGTCACATCCGTCCCGTGGACAAATTGGGCGAAGAGAACGGACTCCACTTTTTCGCTAGGCCCAGGTATGTGAGCACGATAGTTTACTGTTTCGCCGTCCCACTCCATGCCGATTTGTCCCGCCCATTTCTTTTGGATTTGATGAAGCGCGTCTGTCAACGCACCTTGTGTCCCAAAACCGAACTCACTGGGATCGTGATCGTCGTAATCACAAAACGTTTGTCCGATACACAGTGTATCGTGAACGATTTTAGACAAGTGATAGCCGAAGAGTGGGTTTTCTCCGATTTCTGCCAATTCCAGCATATCTCTTGTGGCTTGAGCAACTAGAGTGTCAGTAAAACTAGTGAGATGGTCAAGAAACGCACTAAGTGACGGAATCGACATCGAAAGAGGCATGAGGTTCTCCTTGTGAAAAACGAAACAACATTCAGGTCAACGGAACACTGAATTGTATATTTTAGTATGATTTTGTCAAGCGAAAGCTGGACAATCAGTGACCGACCCTGAACCCAACGTGGTTCAGGGACAGTCCCTGCGTGGGAGCACGGGGACGTGCTCCCCTACGATGTTTTATTGATTTTCTTTAATATCAGGGGGATTCTGGACGCGTCTTGAAACATTACTTCTCTTAAACTGCCATTATAAAGCGCGGCGGCGGGGTGATACATCGGATAGTAAACCAGTTTATCTTTACGGAATGGTTTGCCATGGGCTTTGCCGATTGCCAATTCCGGTAGAAAGCGGGCCAATGAATGGCGACCCAATAGAACGATTATTTTTGGGGCGATGATTTCGACTTGCTTTTGCAAGTAGGGCCAGCAAGCCGTAACCTCTTCTGGTAATGGGTCGCGATTGCCCGGTGGTCGATGTTTAACCACATTGGCGATAAAAACGTCGTTGCGCGTGAGGCCGATATGTTGTAGTAGTGCTTCGAGTAGTTTTCCCGCTGCCCCAACGAAAGGGCGGCCAAGCTCATCTTCTTTTTTGCCCGGGCCTTCGCCGATAAAAAGAATGTCGGCGTTGGGATTACCTTCACCGGGAACAGCATTGGTGGTGTTTTTATAGAGTGGGCAAAGTTGGCAAGTCTTGATCTTGGCTACTAATTCTTCGAGCTTTTCTTTCTTTTGTTCCAGAGTGGACATGTAAAGTTATTAATTATCAATTATCAATTCCCAATTTTCAATTAATTATCAATGGTTTAATTATCAATTACGGCGTCGTATTTTGATAATTTAAAAATTGATCATTAATTGATAATTGGTCATTGAAAATTGATAATTTAGGGCTAATTATTTTCTGAATAAGTTATATATTATTACGCATTTTTTTCAACAACTCCAAATCCTGAGTCTGTCTCTCCTCTCCTCCCGGGGTCTCCAATATCCAATTTATTTTGGAAAAAGTTTTATTGGCCATGAGATTTTTAAAAGTATTGATTCCCAACTTGCCGTTACCAATATCATCGTGACGATCTTTGAATTCGCCCAGCTCAAATTTTGAATCATTTGCATGTAGGAGTTTTATTTTATCCAATGCAAGATATTTCTTAAATTCTTTTAGCGTGTTGGCGATTTCCTCGGACGTACGAATTGCATATCCGGACGCGAACATGTGACAACTGTCCAGACAAATACCGATGTCTTCGCTTACTCCGTCAATAATTTGTCCCAATTCTTCAAATCTGGCACCCACTACTCCACCCGCACCGGCGGAATTTTCCAAGAGTAGTTTTGTCGTCCATTTTTCAGGTTTCTTATATATTTCTTTTATTCGCTCGATTGTTTGTTTGATTGCTTCGTCCTTGCCTAGATCTTTACTTGAACCAAGGTGGGTCATTACATGTTTAACACCCAAGGCTGTACCCCGTTCTAATTCCTCACGAATGGTGGCGGCGGAGCCGTGCGAAATACGATCATTGCCAGATGCGAAATTGATGTAGTATGGCGCGTGGATGTAGCTTTCCATGCCGTATTCTTTGGTTTTTCCTTTGAACAGGTCGGCAATTTCTTTGGTGATAGGTCTGCTGGGACCGCCACGCGGACTGCGCGAAAAGAACTGAAAAACCTCGCAACCGAGGAGTTTTGCGTTGTCGGGGGCGAGATCTAATGATCCTGCGCCTGATACGTGAGCACCTATGAGTGACATGAGGACACTATAAGACAGAAGCTGGAGTTTTCAAAACATACATAATCTGTAAAAGATTATGAATAATTTTCAATTATCAATTCCCAATTTTTCCGCCATCGGGCGGACCCGCCGTCGTGGCGGGCAATAAATTATCAATGGCCTAATTATCAATTACGACGTCGTCTTTTGATAATTTAAAATTTGATCATTAATTGATAATTGGTCATTGAAAATTGATAATTTGTAAGTACTAGTATCGTTCCAATGTGATGTTTACACTCTTCTGCTCAACAGCAACGGCCGTCGTCTGGTCCGGTGTTACAATGTCACTCACCTGTGGTTGGACGCTAAAAGTTCCATCGTTTTTACCCGAAGCACTGATGTAGATTTTCGCGTCATTATTCTGCAGGTTGGAAACATTTTTTCCTCTTAGAGAAACCTTCAGCGATGTCGGATTAACAGTGGACGCGCGTAAACCATCGGGTAAATCTTTTATGGAAATCGGAGCGCTGATTTCTTTGGTGTCTTCCAACGGCGCGATATCAACGCGGGCCCTAATTGTTGTTTCACCGGAAGATAATTTTACTCCATTAGGTAGTGTCGGTTTTAAATCCCCATCGCGGGCGGAAATGGCACCGTCGATATTGATTGGTTCGGTGTCTACCAAAGTAAGTGGATCAACTAAATTACGATCGCCGGTAACTTCTATGGTCACTGGTGTTGTAGTGATACCGCGCACAAAATAACCGTTTTGTGGCGTGCCTTGGGTTTTTACGCGGATACCAAGGTTTTTGCTGATTTGTGTTTGTTCAACGGCAATTTTCACTCGAACACGATCAACGCCCGATTGAACGCCTGTCGGTAAAACCAAATAGGCATCGCCTTCAAACGCTTCCTTGATTCCTGCCACATTGATTTTGGCATCAATACCGGCGGAAAGGGTCTGAAAAAGTCCTAACGCCGCGCGTACTTTCACCAATTGCGGGGTGGGTTGAATTATTCCAAGCTGGTACCCTTCCGCAGGACTGCCTTCGGGGATAACTCTCACGGGTACTTCCCGTTCAACGGATGGATCAAGAGCAACCGTGATGGAGTTTGGTACAACGGAAATTATTGTTGCGTTGGGGATAGAAGTTGTTACCGAGACTGAAACGGTGCGTTCACCGATGCCGCTGCCGCTAAGATCGATAAAGGCGCGAACCAGTTGGTTTTTGTCTTGTGATGTGACGGCATTATTCGTTAGTGGGGCGCGCAACTGAACGGTGACTTTTGGAAGATTTTCACCCAGTCCAAGTCCGGTTGGAATATTGACGATGTCCGGAGTGATATTGTCGATCGTGACTGTGTGATTTCCCAAAAAACTAAGTGTAGCCCATAAACCGACGGCAACGGCTAAGGCAAGCAGTTTAATGTTTAAGTCTTTTGTGAAAAACGCGAGGAGATTTATTTTTCGTTCCATACCCAGTATATCAACTTCCAATTTGAACGAACGCGGTTCGTTCAAAACGGGAGAGGATTAAGGTTGAGACTTTGTGTTTATTCATAATTTTGTTAATAATACAGTTCATTGAGTTAAAATTGGAAGTTGTATTACTGGGCATACAATATAGATGATAGCACAAAAAGAAAAGCTAAATTGTATCGATATATCGATACAAAAGTTTTAGGGAATAATCCCTAATACGGCGACCGTTTTTTGTAATTACCTCTGGATTATTTGGGGTCACACGTAATAGTGGGATAGATACAATTAATCGGCCTGTGTGCTTATCATCTTGTTTTGTATGTTCAAGTAATAATGACCAATGTTCAATAACCCAATGACCATTGAATAACCAATGCGTTAATGACCACTAATCGACGCGAACACGACGATAACGACGTATAAGCGTGTAATTGGTCATTTGTCATAGTAGTCATTCAGTGGGTATTGGGAAGTGGGCATTGGTCATTTTTAAGAACAAAAGAAACGGAATGATTGTTATTATATGACCCTATATTGCGTGTGATCCATTATTTGTTCACCGCTTTTGCTTTTCGTATCAATATGATACGATTAAAGTACTTAAATGATACGTAAGTAATGCCCAAATTAGACACAAAACAGCAAAAAATCGTCGGTTTGTTTCTCGAAAAAGGCGAGATGCAATCTTCAGATGTTCATAATGCACTTAGTGGTCAAGGGGAAGATATTTCGCTTGTCACTGTTAAAAGGGCTTTGTCCGAACTGGAAAGCGGTGGAATTTTAACTACTGCCGGATTGGGACGATCGACAAGTTACAAGATTTCCTCTGTCGGAAGAGTATTCGCGGATATTGACGCGAAACAATACTGTACGATTGAACCGGACAAAAGATACGGCTTGAAACAATTCAATTTTGATTTATTACCGGCCGTGCCGACCAATATTATTTTTGAAGATGAAGTAAATAAACTCGACGAGGCGACGGTAAAGTACAAAGAAAGAATAAAAGACAGTTCCGCCGTAATTCAAAAGAAAGAACTGGAAAGATTGGTAATTGAACTGTCATGGAAATCATCAAAGCTTGAGGGAAATACCTATACTCTTTTGGACACAGAAAGACTTATTTTGGAAAACAAGAAAGCCGAGGGACACAGTAAGGATGAAGCGCAAATGATTCTTAATCATAAGGATGCTTTTAATTATATTCATCAGAACTCGGCGCAATTTAAAACCGTGTCCCGAAAAAATATTGAAGAATTACACACAATTCTTGTAAAAGATTTAGGTGTCGGTGTGGGTTTGCGAAAAAAAGTTGTTGGCGTGACCGGTTCAATTTATCATCCATTGGATAATATCCACCAAATTTCCGAAGCGATTGAGTCGCTTGCCAATACCGTTTCGCGACTGGCAACGCCGTATGAAAAAGCACTCGTTGTGTTGCTTGGTATTAGTTATATTCAACCGTTCGAAGACGGAAATAAGAGAACCGCGCGATTGATGACTAATGCGATATTGCTTGCTCATAAGTGCGCCCCGCTTTCCTATCGCAGTATTGACGAAAATGATTACCGTGAAGCGATGTTGGTTTTTTATGAAATAAATTCCTTGATGCCGATTAAAAAAATATTTATTGAACAATACTTGTTTGCCGCGGAAAATTACGCGGTGAGATAACAAGGCGAATTAAGGATTATCCTTTCGTTTACCCTGAGTGAAATCGAAGGGTAGGATAATCCTTAATTGGAGATTGCCACGTCCCGCCCGTGGCGGGACTCGCAAAGACGCGCGTTTGGATCCTCGATGTCGCTCGAGGATGATTTTGCGAACTACGCAAAATCATTTCGCGATAGCTTCCGCGCGGAGTTCGCGGACGACGTTAACTTTCACGTCACCCGGGTATTCGAGTTCTTGTTCGATTTTGGCGGCGATGTCTTGGGCTAATTTGATGGCGGACAAATCATCTACTTTTTCGGGTTGCACAAACACACGTACTTCACGGCCGGCAGAGATGGCGTAAACTTTTTGCACGCCATCAAAGGCTTGCGCCAATCTTTCCAAGTCTTCCATGCGTTTCACATAGAGTTCATAGCTTTCGCGACGCGCACCGGGACGGGAGGCAGAAATGGCGTCGGCTACCTGCACGATTAACGCTTCCATTGTTTCGAACGGATAACTATCATGGTGAGCGGCGGCGGCTTTAATGATGGCTTCCGGAATACTGAATTTCTTCATAATGTTGATGCCGATTTCAACGTGGTTTCCTTCTACTTCGTGATCAACCGCCTTACCGATGTCGTGGAGCAATGTGGCGCGTTTGGTGATATTTACGTCACCGCCCAATTCTTCGCAAAGCATCGTAGCGATTCTGGCGGCTTCCCATGAATGTTGGAGAATACTTTGGCCGTAGCTGGTGCGGAATTTGAGACGGCCGATTAGTTGGACCAAGTTTGGGTGAAAATCGGTGATACCGAGGTCGTAAACCACTTCTTCCCCGGCCTCCATCACATTTTTAGCGATGTCTTTTTTGGCTTTTGCGACTACTTCTTCAATACGAGCGGGTTGAATACGTCCATCTTCGATCAGGCGCTCAATGGATACTTTGGCGATTTGACGACGGAGCGGTGAAAAACCGGAAACAACAATCGTGCCCGGGGTTTCATCGACCAAAATTTCACAGCCAGTAATAGTTTCCAAAACCTTGATGTTGCGTCCTTCTTTGCCGATAATACGGCCTTTCAACGTGTCATCGGCCAAATGGACGACGGAAGTCGTTGTTTCAGAAACTTGTGAGGCGGCATAACGTTGGACAACTTGCGCCAAAAGGTTGTTGGCGCGTTTTTCCCATTCGTCACGTCCCACTTCTTCCAATTTACGCATTCGGCGAACGAGTTCCACCTTGGTGCGTTCTTCGGCGGCAAACAAAACTTTCTTCTCCGCTTCCATTGGTGAAAGTTGGGCCACTTCTGACAGTTTTTGTTGTTCTTCGGCATAGAGTTGATCAACAGACGCCTCTTTTTCTTGGACTGCTTTTATTTTTTCCTGCAAACGGCGGGCTTTGGCTTCCATTTCATCCAGTTTGACGGCAATGCGCTCTTCGCGTTGAATAACGCGTTCTTCCAGTTGGGCGAGGCGTTGTTTTTCTTGATGCGTGTCTTCGTCGACCCGACGGCGAATTTCGATTGCTTCCTGTTTGGCTTCCATAACAATTTCGGCCGCTTCGTTGCGGGCCTGTTTTTCGTTTTGGGCCACCTGTTGCACACGCGGTTCATGTTGGGGTTTTACTCTTGGTTCAATGCGTTGTTTTCTTTGTTCAACCTCAAATGGTTCCTCAAATTTGCGTGGTTGCGGTTTAGGGGCTTTCCTAAAAAAACTAAATAATTTTCCAAACATAACTTTATTAACGAAGAGTGAGAGCCATTAGAAGCCTCTCGCAATTCCTAAAATTCCAGACAAAATTAAGCAGATTTTTTAGACGTGACGATTTTATCGATAATGCCGTAGGCTTTGGCTTCGTCGGCCGACATATAATAGTCGCGATCCGTGTCTTTTTCAATCTTCTTAATAATTTGTCCGGTATGTTTTGAGAGAATGCGATTAAGACGTTCTTTTGTGGCAAGAATATGCCGCGCGGAAATTTCAATTTCCGTGGCTTGCCCTTCCGCTCCGCCCATAACTTGGTGAATCAGTACTTCCGCGTTAGGAAGCGCGACTCTTTTACCTTTTACTCCGGCGGCCAGAAGGGTCGCGGCCATGCTCGCCGCCATGCCGACACAGATTGTCGATACATCGCACGGGATGTATTGCATTGTGTCGTAGATGGCGAGACCAGCCGTCACGCTTCCACCGGGAGAATTGATGTAAAGGGAGATGTCTTTTTTTTCGTCTTGATTTGCTAAAAAGATTAATTGGGCAATGATTGTATTGGCCATCGCGTCGGTAATTGCGCCACTCAAGAAAATTATTCGTTCGCGGAGGAGGCGTGAGTAAATATCGTAAGCCCGTTCGCCGAATTGGCTTTTTTCGATGACGGTGGGGATTAGATATGACACTTCTTGATTTGATTCTTCTTTATGACGCATAAGTTCAGTGTAGTTTGGATGAAAGAAAATATCAACACTAATTTTCAATTATCAATTCCCAATTTTCAATTAATTATCAATGACTCAATTATCAATTACAACGTCGTCACTTGATAATTTAAGAATTGATCATTAATTGATAATTGATCATTGAAAATTGATAATTATCTTTATATTCCCGCTAGTTTTTCTAACAACTCAAATACTTTCTTGTTTCGTAAAGTACCAACAGTGATCTCCGTCAACGCCTCAATATCGACCTGTTTTTTGGCTTCTTCGGCGCTTGGAAAACGTTGCAGAAATTTAATCATTTCTTTTTGTACTTCGTCATCGCTAACTTCAATATTTTCAATTTTTGCAATTGAACGTAAAGTTAAACCCGATTTAATGCGTTTCATGGCTTGTTCTTTCAAACCGTCACGCATTTGTTCTTGGGTTTTTTTGATTTGCAACAGATATTGTTCCATTGTTAAGCCTATTTGAGTGATTCCCTCTTCCATTTCGGAAACCATTTTATCCAGCTCATTTTCAACGAGAAGTTCCGGAATTTCTTCGAAGGTGGTTTTTTCTACCACTTGTTCCAGTAACGCTTGTTGTAACCGTTGTGTTTCCTTATATTCTTTTTCTAACAGTATGTTTTCTTTAATTTTGACTTTCAGTTCATCGATATTCGCAAATTTACCCATTCCTTGGGCGAAATTATCGTTTATTTCCGGTAAATTCTGTTGTTGCACCGTTAAAACTTTGATTTTGAAATCAACGGTTTTGTTCTGGAGGTCCTTTTGTGGGTGATCGGCGGGAAATTTGATCGGAAATTCTTTTGTTTCGCCTTCTTTGGCACCAATAATTTGGACCTCAAATTCCGGGAATAAGTGACTGTCGCCCAAAATTACGGATTGCTTGCGCGCATTGCCGTCTTCGAGCGGGACACCATCCGCGGAAACATTAATATCGATATCTACCCGATCGCCCTTTTCGGCGACTCTCTGAACAGTGACGTAGGAAGCGCGCATTTTGCGGAGTTCTTCAATTTCAGTGTCGACTTCTTTATCTTCAACCGTCATTTGTTTTTTTGTTTCCTTGACGGATTTATATTCGCCCAGTTTAATATCGGGCAACATCGAAACAGTGGCCTCGTAGACCCAATTCTTGCCAATTTCCACTTCTTTAGCTTCAATTTCCGGACGACCGATTGCTTCAATTTCTTTATCTTCCAAAAGCGCGTCCACATAAGTTTTCGGGACGAGTTTTTGGAGGGCGGTTTCAACCAAGTGATGATCACCAATGGCGGAACGCATCACATCAAACGGGACTTGGCCGGGACGAAAACCTTTTACGGGGTGTTTTTTTGATTCTTCTTTAGCGGCCACATCCAAAAACGGCTGGACCTCGTCCGGTTCAATTTCAATAATTAACTTGATTTTTGACTTAGGGAGTTTCTCTTTTGTGACTTTCATACCCAGTATATCAACCCGCCAATGCAAACATTTTCGGAATGTTTGCAAAAAACAGTGTTTATTACGTGTAAAAATTTCATTTGAATGATTTAGTTTGAATAATTCTTATATTAACCATGTCAAAGTGGCGGGTTGTATTACTGGGCATAGTCGCTTGAGAATACAATATGAGCGCGATCTTGTCTAGGAAAAGGCTGAAAAGAGGGTGGAGTATCCCCCGTCGCTCTGATGAGCTATGGGGGATTATTGTTCTTTTTTAAGAACAATAAAAAACCGCGGATGAGTTTCCGCGGTGGTGGGTAATTTTGTTGCCCTAGGACTCTCGTCCGAATGGTCTTAGATCCTTGAGCTTCATTTGCATAATTCCACTCGTTCCTTTGAAAAAGACGTCAATAATATCGCTGGTGCGGCCGCCTTGTCCTGGCATCGAAAACTTGATGACATATCCAACTGTTCCATCCATTACGCCAATACGACCGTTTGCCACAACTACATCGCCTAATTCAAGATTAAACCCCACGGATTTTAGCGCGATAATTTTGTCGCCAGCGAACGTTAGTTCCAAGTCTCTACTTCTGATCGCAACTTTATGTGTCAGAGAGGCTTCGTGCTGAATTAGTAGCGCCAAGTCATGAAGAAGCTCGCAGTCTTCGATAGCATCCTTAATGTTGTCATCGTTGCCACCGAGCGCGGCCACTTCAGGAAGCAGAGCGGAATAGAGGCGGAAAGCGCATGTCATGGGATGTTCTGTCTGTGTATTCTCGGTCATTGTGAGATCCTCTTGTACGGTCACTGAACTTGTTTTGAAACGAACGCGCGCTAAACATATATTAAACACTAAATAATGTCAATAAAAAACAGCGACTTAATCGTATTATGTTGATGTTTTTTGCTAATTTTCGCTTAATATCCCAGTTTCACGCCCACTTTTTCAGCGAGTTCGTGGATCCACCGTTCGTGGCGGTCTGATTTGCGCGAGGTCATTATCATTTCTTGGAAATATTTATCGGACTTGGCAGAATAAGCATCAACAGCATCCAGTAGTTCACTAACGTCTTTCTTATCGGCCTTGTTTTCCTGAAGATCGTCTATTTTTGCTTCAACACTTATAAGTCTCTGGTCAAGGGTATTGAAGTGTTTATCATTGGAAACAAAATGCTTGTCAATGTCGGCAAAACGTTCGTCAATCTTATTGAATTTTTTATCTAGATATTCAACTAATTCGGAATAATCTTCGCTCATTGCTACATTATATTCCTTCCCAAATACTTGTCTAATTTATTACCAAAACCGCTCGGCGGGTGGTTGGTAAAAATCGTTTTTCATCGAATTGCCATTAAAGTTTCTGTCAAATTGCCTACTTGAAAAATACGGCATTGTGCCGTAAAATTGAATACATATTTATAAATATATTAAAAATATGAGTAGCGAACAGAAATCTTTTAGTTCGAATTTTATTGAAGATCCGAAGGAGGGTGTTGAAGCAAGTAATACTGATCCAAACAAGGAAATGTCGGATCAAGAAAAGATGGTTAGTGAATACCAGGAATACCGAAACAAATTGGCCAATGAAATTTTGTCTGTATCAAAAGGGGAAAGAAAATGTGTTCTTGAAGATGCTAAAAAATTACGGCAGTATTGGGAGGCATCGCTATTCAAAATAGAACAACGGCGAGTCCTGTATGATGAATATCCGACAGAAGAACCGATTCCCACAGTAGAGTTGGTTTCTAAATACCTTTCTGAAGAAGACCGTCCCACAGGTGAAAAGATTGTTTTTGAGGTTGATGATCGAGATGTTTATAACATTTCGGCGCCGGTTAGAGTTGGTGATAAACAATACATTGTTGGCAGGATGGAAAAGCGGTCGGAATGGGCTAAATCGCAAGTAGCGTTTTTTGCGGAAAATGAAGCAGATGGCGTTTGGGAAAAAGACCCCAGTTTGCCTTTTTATGATTTGGAAGATTCATTTGTCACTCGTGTCGGTGATGAAATTGTTTTTGGTGGAGTGAGAGTTTGGCAAGCGCCGAATAAGCCCGATGGGTGGGTGGATTGGCAAACCGTTTTTTACCGTGGAAAAGATTTGGAAAATATGAAAGAGTTTGCACATAGTCC
The window above is part of the bacterium genome. Proteins encoded here:
- a CDS encoding uracil-DNA glycosylase — translated: MSTLEQKKEKLEELVAKIKTCQLCPLYKNTTNAVPGEGNPNADILFIGEGPGKKEDELGRPFVGAAGKLLEALLQHIGLTRNDVFIANVVKHRPPGNRDPLPEEVTACWPYLQKQVEIIAPKIIVLLGRHSLARFLPELAIGKAHGKPFRKDKLVYYPMYHPAAALYNGSLREVMFQDASRIPLILKKINKTS
- a CDS encoding deoxyribonuclease IV is translated as MSLIGAHVSGAGSLDLAPDNAKLLGCEVFQFFSRSPRGGPSRPITKEIADLFKGKTKEYGMESYIHAPYYINFASGNDRISHGSAATIREELERGTALGVKHVMTHLGSSKDLGKDEAIKQTIERIKEIYKKPEKWTTKLLLENSAGAGGVVGARFEELGQIIDGVSEDIGICLDSCHMFASGYAIRTSEEIANTLKEFKKYLALDKIKLLHANDSKFELGEFKDRHDDIGNGKLGINTFKNLMANKTFSKINWILETPGGEERQTQDLELLKKMRNNI
- a CDS encoding CdaR family protein — its product is MERKINLLAFFTKDLNIKLLALAVAVGLWATLSFLGNHTVTIDNITPDIVNIPTGLGLGENLPKVTVQLRAPLTNNAVTSQDKNQLVRAFIDLSGSGIGERTVSVSVTTSIPNATIISVVPNSITVALDPSVEREVPVRVIPEGSPAEGYQLGIIQPTPQLVKVRAALGLFQTLSAGIDAKINVAGIKEAFEGDAYLVLPTGVQSGVDRVRVKIAVEQTQISKNLGIRVKTQGTPQNGYFVRGITTTPVTIEVTGDRNLVDPLTLVDTEPINIDGAISARDGDLKPTLPNGVKLSSGETTIRARVDIAPLEDTKEISAPISIKDLPDGLRASTVNPTSLKVSLRGKNVSNLQNNDAKIYISASGKNDGTFSVQPQVSDIVTPDQTTAVAVEQKSVNITLERY
- a CDS encoding Fic family protein, encoding MPKLDTKQQKIVGLFLEKGEMQSSDVHNALSGQGEDISLVTVKRALSELESGGILTTAGLGRSTSYKISSVGRVFADIDAKQYCTIEPDKRYGLKQFNFDLLPAVPTNIIFEDEVNKLDEATVKYKERIKDSSAVIQKKELERLVIELSWKSSKLEGNTYTLLDTERLILENKKAEGHSKDEAQMILNHKDAFNYIHQNSAQFKTVSRKNIEELHTILVKDLGVGVGLRKKVVGVTGSIYHPLDNIHQISEAIESLANTVSRLATPYEKALVVLLGISYIQPFEDGNKRTARLMTNAILLAHKCAPLSYRSIDENDYREAMLVFYEINSLMPIKKIFIEQYLFAAENYAVR
- the rny gene encoding ribonuclease Y — protein: MFGKLFSFFRKAPKPQPRKFEEPFEVEQRKQRIEPRVKPQHEPRVQQVAQNEKQARNEAAEIVMEAKQEAIEIRRRVDEDTHQEKQRLAQLEERVIQREERIAVKLDEMEAKARRLQEKIKAVQEKEASVDQLYAEEQQKLSEVAQLSPMEAEKKVLFAAEERTKVELVRRMRKLEEVGRDEWEKRANNLLAQVVQRYAASQVSETTTSVVHLADDTLKGRIIGKEGRNIKVLETITGCEILVDETPGTIVVSGFSPLRRQIAKVSIERLIEDGRIQPARIEEVVAKAKKDIAKNVMEAGEEVVYDLGITDFHPNLVQLIGRLKFRTSYGQSILQHSWEAARIATMLCEELGGDVNITKRATLLHDIGKAVDHEVEGNHVEIGINIMKKFSIPEAIIKAAAAHHDSYPFETMEALIVQVADAISASRPGARRESYELYVKRMEDLERLAQAFDGVQKVYAISAGREVRVFVQPEKVDDLSAIKLAQDIAAKIEQELEYPGDVKVNVVRELRAEAIAK
- a CDS encoding ATP-dependent Clp protease proteolytic subunit — its product is MRHKEESNQEVSYLIPTVIEKSQFGERAYDIYSRLLRERIIFLSGAITDAMANTIIAQLIFLANQDEKKDISLYINSPGGSVTAGLAIYDTMQYIPCDVSTICVGMAASMAATLLAAGVKGKRVALPNAEVLIHQVMGGAEGQATEIEISARHILATKERLNRILSKHTGQIIKKIEKDTDRDYYMSADEAKAYGIIDKIVTSKKSA
- the tig gene encoding trigger factor; its protein translation is MKVTKEKLPKSKIKLIIEIEPDEVQPFLDVAAKEESKKHPVKGFRPGQVPFDVMRSAIGDHHLVETALQKLVPKTYVDALLEDKEIEAIGRPEIEAKEVEIGKNWVYEATVSMLPDIKLGEYKSVKETKKQMTVEDKEVDTEIEELRKMRASYVTVQRVAEKGDRVDIDINVSADGVPLEDGNARKQSVILGDSHLFPEFEVQIIGAKEGETKEFPIKFPADHPQKDLQNKTVDFKIKVLTVQQQNLPEINDNFAQGMGKFANIDELKVKIKENILLEKEYKETQRLQQALLEQVVEKTTFEEIPELLVENELDKMVSEMEEGITQIGLTMEQYLLQIKKTQEQMRDGLKEQAMKRIKSGLTLRSIAKIENIEVSDDEVQKEMIKFLQRFPSAEEAKKQVDIEALTEITVGTLRNKKVFELLEKLAGI
- a CDS encoding DUF1861 family protein produces the protein MSSEQKSFSSNFIEDPKEGVEASNTDPNKEMSDQEKMVSEYQEYRNKLANEILSVSKGERKCVLEDAKKLRQYWEASLFKIEQRRVLYDEYPTEEPIPTVELVSKYLSEEDRPTGEKIVFEVDDRDVYNISAPVRVGDKQYIVGRMEKRSEWAKSQVAFFAENEADGVWEKDPSLPFYDLEDSFVTRVGDEIVFGGVRVWQAPNKPDGWVDWQTVFYRGKDLENMKEFAHSPVGMKDVRLAEFSDGTIGVFTRPLGGVAGRGKIGFAHINSLEELTPEKLIRARVLKEKFIAEEWGGVNEVHVLPDGKVGVIGHISAYDNEKNKHYYAMSFVYDPETHQSSKIKIIATREDFPKGAAKVANEKVPNELVDIVFPGGIVGLNDDFVTLYCGLSDTEAGRIKIKNPFK